Genomic window (Dictyoglomus thermophilum H-6-12):
GATGCTATAAGAGGTATTAGAAATAATGCTAATTTATTGTTAACATTAGAAACTCTATTTTTAAGGGTGGGTATGAGCTCATGATGACTGAAGAAAAGGAAAATATAGAGAATATATATGTGGTAGGTATAAGGTTAAGAAGTTTAAAGGTTTATTACTTTTCAACCACAGACCCTAATCTAAAAGTTGGAGATGTGGTGATAGTGAAGACTGTTCAAGGAGTTGAAGCAGGTAAGGTTGTAATTCCTCCTTTTGTTCCTTCTGAGAATTTTGAACCTCCTTCTCCTTTAAAGCCTATTTTAAGAAAGGCCACAGAAGAGGATTTGCAGAAAATAAAAGAGTATAGGGAAAAGGAGAAAGAAATTCTCCAGTTTGCACAAGAAAAGGCTAAAATATTAGGACTACCTATGAAAATGCTTGCTTGTGAGATTAATTTTGATTATAGTAAAATTACCATACATTTTGCCTCTGAGGAAAGGGTTGACTTTAGAGAATTAGTAAAAGAGCTTGCAGGTCAATATAAAACAAGAATTGAATTGCATCAAGTAGGGGTAAGAGATGAGGTAAGGTATCTTGGCGGAATTGGGATTTGTGGGAGGGAAGTATGCTGTCATCTTTATCTTCAGGATTTTGAGTCTATTTCGGTGAAGATGGCAAAAGAACAAGGACTTGCTTTAAATCCATTGAAAATTTCTGGTATTTGTGGAAGATTAATGTGCTGTTTATCCTATGAATATAAGACTTACCAAGAGATAAAAGCGAGCTTACCTCCTAAGGGTACTGTTGTTGAGACAAAACAGGGTAAAGGTATAGTTGTAGATCATCATGTACCCTTAAATAAATTGGTGGTAGAATTCGATGAAGAAAGAAGAGAGTTAATTTCTTTGGATGAAGTTGAGAAGATATACAAAAAAGAAGATAAAGAGGGAGAAAAAGATAAAGTTCTTGAAAAAATACTTAAGATGTTAGAAGAGGAAGAAGATTAGGTAATAAGTGGATTATTTTGAGGAGATTAAAATATTCTTTTGGAGAAGAGGATATCAAATTGACGAGTGTTGTCAAAAAGATAGAATAGTTTTACCCAAGAACACATCTTTGGAGAGTGATTATTTTAGCTTTCTTTCTCATTACAGATTTAGAAGACTCTTAAGTGATATAATCCATTCGCAAGATAACGGAAAAGTTCTTATTGATAGGTTATTGTCTCGTTGGAAGTTAGAGGAAATAAAAGAATATTGGGACTTTTTAATCAAAAGTGGAATTATAAATTTAATTGGGAATGACTATTATTTTTCTTATCCTTATATTGACAATTTTGGAGAAACCCTTGAATGGTATATATCCGAGCTTTTGAGAAAAGAATTTAAAATGCCTACGATTTGGGGCGTAAAGATTAGAGAGTTAAGGGGAGGGGGAGATTTTGATGTTCTTTCTATCCTTGAAGGTAGTCTTTTATATATAGAGTGTAAAACCAGTCCTCCTAATAATGTAAGATTAAGGGAAATGTGGGAATTTCTTAGGCGAAGAGAAGAATTGAAACCTAAAATTACTATATTTTTTATTGATACTACACTCAAGATAGAAAGAAATATAATTGAAAATATAAAATATCTTCTTGATAGGAGATTTGCAAAAGGTAAAAGTAATATAAGCCTAAAACTAAAAGAAGGGATATATGCATTTGATAAAAGTTTATATATAATGCAAAGTAAAGGCGACCTTATTAAGAATTTTCAAATAGTTTTTAGGAATTTTTTTAATGGATAGACAGGAAAGTCTATTTAAGGAAGACCATAACTATGAGCCTCTCTCTTTTAGGATGAGACCAAGAACCCTTGAGGAATTTCTTGGGGCGGAGGATATTATTGGAGAAAATTCTTTTTTGAGGAAAGCTATTAATAAAGGTTATCTTCCTTCTCTTATCGTTTATGGCCCTCCTGGATCTGGTAAAACCACTTTGTCAATACTCCTTGCAAAAGCTATTAATGCTGAGTTTATAGAGTTAAATGCTGCTATTGTGGGAGTACAGGAGTTAAAAGAAGCGCTTCAGAGGGCAAGGAGAAACCTTGAACTTTACGGGAAAAGAACTGTTCTTTTCCTTGATGAGATACATCATTTTAACAGGCTTCAACAAGATGTACTTCTTCCCTTTGTAGAAAAAGGAACAATTATCCTTATAGGTGCGACTACTGAGAATCCCTTCTTTGCTCTAAATACAACCTTACTCTCAAGATGTAGATTAATAGAACTTAAACCTTTGTCTAATGAAAATATTGAAAAAATTTTAAGAAGAGCTTTAGAGGATGAAGATCGAGGTCTTGGCAAAAAGAAACTGCAAATAACAGATGATGCAATTGAGGAGATTGTAAGGTTTGCTAATGGTGATGCAAGAATAGCTCTAAATACATTGGAACTTGCTTCTTTTATGGCATCTCCCTTAGAAGATGGAAGATTAATGATTGATAGAGATGTAGTGAAGGAGGTTATTGGAAAGAGGGTATTTAGATATGATCAAAAAGGAGATGAACATTATCACACTATATCTGCTTTTATAAAGAGTATAAGAGGTTCTGATCCTGATGCAGCCTTATATTATCTTGCAAAAATGCTCCTCTCAGGAGAGGA
Coding sequences:
- a CDS encoding replication-associated recombination protein A, whose translation is MDRQESLFKEDHNYEPLSFRMRPRTLEEFLGAEDIIGENSFLRKAINKGYLPSLIVYGPPGSGKTTLSILLAKAINAEFIELNAAIVGVQELKEALQRARRNLELYGKRTVLFLDEIHHFNRLQQDVLLPFVEKGTIILIGATTENPFFALNTTLLSRCRLIELKPLSNENIEKILRRALEDEDRGLGKKKLQITDDAIEEIVRFANGDARIALNTLELASFMASPLEDGRLMIDRDVVKEVIGKRVFRYDQKGDEHYHTISAFIKSIRGSDPDAALYYLAKMLLSGEDPRFIARRLIIHAAEDIGMADPFAIVVAQAAYYAVDVVGMPEARIPLAEATIYLATAPKSNSVIMGIDKAMKYIEEHGVAIVPEHLRGNSPDYIYPHDYPNHFVKQRYLPEGVEEFFYNPSEQGREKKVKERLEALWRERYKK
- a CDS encoding PSP1 domain-containing protein, whose product is MMTEEKENIENIYVVGIRLRSLKVYYFSTTDPNLKVGDVVIVKTVQGVEAGKVVIPPFVPSENFEPPSPLKPILRKATEEDLQKIKEYREKEKEILQFAQEKAKILGLPMKMLACEINFDYSKITIHFASEERVDFRELVKELAGQYKTRIELHQVGVRDEVRYLGGIGICGREVCCHLYLQDFESISVKMAKEQGLALNPLKISGICGRLMCCLSYEYKTYQEIKASLPPKGTVVETKQGKGIVVDHHVPLNKLVVEFDEERRELISLDEVEKIYKKEDKEGEKDKVLEKILKMLEEEED